The sequence ggacgggggagaaccctgagcccaatcccggctcctccacctcaccccctgatacatgatgacatcaatgagcagaagatcctagaagtcacccacaagatgatggagctgctgactggagaggtgacactgctgggaatgctgggacattatacagtaacgctatgaagggatctgggtgatgacgggatcattgtgtgtgtcaggttcctataaggtgtcaggatgtggctgtctatttctccatggaggagtgggagtatttagaaggacacaaagatgtgtacaaggacgtcatgatggaggaccaccagcccctcacatcagcaggtaatagacaagACTAAATCCAGATCTCAACAAATTTTGTCCTCAATGTTTTAGATAATTAATTGTTTGATTTGGCTCAACGACTTCCTATCTGAATGAAAAGTTCGAAAACATCAATATATCTGTAATCTGTATAATAAGTTTTTGCTATTCAAAAATGATTAACTGAATTTTATTTTTGGCAGATGAGTGTACCAAAAATTCTGAAAGACAGGTAATAATTTCTAACATTAAAGAAGAGGATTTCTATATCACCCAAGATACATCTGAAGAACAGGACAATATCCTAGATGCATCTTCAGGCCTCCACAGCAGCACTCACTCATCCTATCCTATTAAATGGGTCCTAACTTCTGATTGCTTATCAAAGATTGGGCAGAAAAATAGAAGTCACAAAGGCGGTTCTGTACGTACAAGGATTCACACAGGGGTAAAACCATTTTcctgtccagaatgtgggaaaggtttttCCCTCAAGCAATCTCTCGTTAGGCATCGGAAATTCCACTTTgaagagaaaccattttcatgcacagaatgtggaaaatgttttaatcaGAAAGGAGATTTTCTTacccatcagagaagtcacacaggagagaggccATATTCATGTTCATATTGTGGGAAATCTTTTAACTGGAAATCAGGCCTTGTCAGACATGAGAGAggtcacaccggggagaagccattttcatgtttggaatgtgggaaatgttttaaccagACTTCAGATCTTCTGacgcatcagagaagtcacacaggggagaagccatattcatgttcaaAGTGTGGTAAATGTTTTAACTGGAAATCAGCTCTCGTTAGGCatcagaggaatcatgaagaaaTGAAGCGATTTTCCTGTCcgaaatgtgggaaatgtttaaaTTCTAAATCGGAGCTCGTAAGACATCAAATCATTCACACGGGGTAGAAGCCAtatttatgttcagaatgtggaaaatgttttaactgGTAATCAGCTTGTGTTAGACATCAGAGGAATCACATAGATGAGAAGCTGTTTTATGTTGAAATGTGAAAATCATTTCATTCAAATATCGGAACTTGTTGGACACAGAAAAGCTCATTTTGTCGTCAGAACGTGGGAGATGTTTAGAAATTAGATCATGTTAGAGTAAATCTGAGTGAATCAGTAGGCAGAAGCAATTGTCATATtgggagtttgcagaatgttttactTTTAAAACAAATATTTCTGATCTTGAGAGAAGCCACGATGGAATAAATTATCACCTTCAAAAAGTGGAAAAAGTTTTGCTTCAAACTCTCATCAGACATCTGTAAAGTCCTCTCATCCTTCACCACCCAGTTTTGTGGCCTTttgtcctccatcccccacatattatgtcctcctgtcctccatccccctcatattatggccttctgtcctccactctccctcatattgtggctccctgtcgTCCACTGCCCTCATActgtgtcccctctcccctcctggataTTAAACAACAAATTGTTACTTATCTTTCCCTCATTCCCCTGCAGTAGCCCTACTTCTTCTCCTTTGTTGGGCTCTGAGATAACTCGTAGGAAGTGGTAGGGTCATCCAACGGGGAGAAGCTCCCCACGTCTCTGATTGAGAGCAGAAAGGCTCAATTGCTCTGCAGTTGTAATGTGTGGGACAAAATGTGGGACACTCCGGGCATTCTCCAAACCGCCTGGGATAGCAGGACATGCCAAAAACCCCGGAATGTCCTGCTAAAtatgggatggttgggagctatgttttGTGTTCCATGGgaaggtatacactcaccggccactttattaggtacaccatgctagtaacgggttggaccccttttgccttcagaactgcttcaattcttcgtggcatagattcaacaaggtgctggaagcattcctcagagattttggtccatattgacatgatggcatcatacagttgccgcagatttgtcggctgcacatccatgatgcgaatctcccgttccaccacatcccaaagatgctctattggattgagatctggtgactgtgggggccatttgtgtccagtgacctcattgtcatgttcaagaaaccagtctgagatgattccagctttatgacatggcgcattatcctgctgaaagtagccatcagatgttgggtacattgtggtcataaagggatggacatggtcagcaacaatactcaggtaggctgtggcgttgcaatgatgctcaattggtaccaaggggcccaaagagtgccaagaaaatattccccacaccatgacaccaccaccaccagcctgaaccgttgatacaaggcaggatggatccatgctttcatgttgttgacgccaaattatgaccctaccatccgaatgtcgcagcagaaatcgagactcatcagaccaggcaacgtttttccaatcttctactgtccaatttcgatgagcttgtgcaaattgtagcctcagtttcctgttcttagctgaaaggagtggcatccggtgtggtcttctgctgctgttgcccatctgcctcaaagttcgacgtactgtgcgttcagagatgctctgctgcctaccttggttgtaacaggtggcgatttgagtcactgttgctttcTATCagtttgaaccagtctgcccattctcctctgacctctggcatcaacaaggcatttccgcccacagaactgcccctcagtggatgttttttctttttcggaccattctctgcaaaccctagagatggttgtgcgtgaaaatcccagtagatcagcagtttctgaaatactcagaccagcccttctggcaccaacaaccatgccacgttcaaatcacctttcttccccatactgatgctcggtttgaactgcaggagattgtcttgaccatgtctacatgcctaaatgcactgagttgccgccatgtgattggctgattagaaattaaatgttaacgagcagttgtacaggtgtacctaataaagtggccggtgagtgtacattctgTTTACAATTTCTGGATGTTATGTGACCTCAGACTGTTTCGAAACTACAAATTTGGACTGAATGTGATCCATTTCATCCTCCGTTTACTATTGTtcccccacttttatttatctcccataCTAATAATGCCACgctttctgtactcctaccctctcctcatgttggggcacatttactaaagatcCGCGggtcacatttccgtcgggtttcctgactatttctgttttgtgttgtggggtttttggcgcacaggatcggatttttgcggggtggccgtcggacaacccgactgattcggactaagcgcgggatttaaaattcaaattgtgtcgcaagacatgcacacagcgacacatgcaggatctcgggcgcacaatcctgTTGAtcaacttcatcctcgtcggacaacgcaccttggggatcgcggagggaccgggtaagtaaatgtgccccattgtgtcctccatccaccttatattgtgtcctcaagtcctccatcctcccccaTGTTGTgccttcctgtcctccatccacctcatattatggtctcctgtcctccatcctcgctcatattgtggccttggaTCTGCTTCCtcactcatattgtggcacctTGACCTTCATTCCCTCCCCCATgtggtggcctcctgtcctacattcccctcatattgtgggcccctgtcctccatccctctgctTGACCTGAATCTGATCCATTTCTTCCCATCTTAATTTCAGGCTTATACATTACTGGATTCTGTTTGCCCTCTTCTAACCCTGACTTACAGCTTGTACTCTAGAATTGTCTGTCTGCTACTTGCCCTGAATTTAGACCGTCTCTGAATACTATCTGCTCTGGTTCTTTGCACTTGTGTTCTCTGACCCACTTAGAGTGATCCAACCATGAGCCCGTCCTTGCTTGGACTTAGCAGCTGCTTGTAGATAGAGTGGACAgatttatttaccatatatactcgagtataagccgacccgagtataagctgagacccctaattttaccaccaaaaactgggaaaacatattgactcgagtataagccgagggtggtataagcccagtatatagccaaccagccccctatagtatacagccagtccagcctgcccccagtagtatacagccagtccagcctgcccccagtagtatgcagcactgcccccagtagtatgcagcactgcccccagtagtatgcagcactgcccctagtagtatgcagcactgcccccagtagtatgcagcactgcccctagtagtatacagcctgcccccaatagtatacagcactgcccccaatagtatacagcactgcccccaatagtatacagcactgcccccaatagtatacagcactgcccccagtagtatacagcaccctagcctgccccatgtggtataaagcctgcccccagtagtatacagcccagccttcccccagtagtatacgcctgcccccagaagtatacagcttgccccagcattaaaaaaaataataaacgtatatactcaccctccggtggccccgatgtgcagcgctgctcccccaatgcccgcgcggctcgtcttcaggcttccccgcccgtcttctgccgggcgccgccattgctctctctctcggacggcgcctagcatgacgcgccgctgctgacgtcatactaggcgccgcccgggagaagaacaatggcagcGCCCTGCAGAaaaaagaagacgggcgcagaagcctgaagacgagccgcgtggacatcgggggagcagcgctgcacatcggggccaccggagggtgagtatatacgtttattattttttaagtatttttaactcgtatatgactcgtgtataagccgaggggacgtttttcagcacattttttgtgctgaaaaactcggcttatacacgagtatatatggtacctttTCCCCCCAAGATTATAACATTtcatgggccagatttatcaccaATCCCACATTTATGGGACCAGGTTATCACAAACTCCACAAACTATGAGTTTATAATATTTACAGGCCCAGTAGACAAATGCTTCAGGATACAGAACCTGTATATCCATGTTCAGAGTAGAgctgtatctcatcctgtatccAGGCTAGTATTGTATCTCTTCATGTATACAGCCTAGAGgtgtatctcatcatgtatccagTGCTCATTTTTGTTGTACAGAATTTATAATAAAGTGCTCTATTTACTCTAATGTAATCAGTTATATTTAGATACAGTAAGTTAGATTTTTGATAGACAGACTGTCCTTATATTAAAATAGTaaccatcatttaaaaaaaaaactttgttttagGGCGGGCCATTTTAATCCCTTCTGCAATtagattagttacccaaatcttgctaCCTCTGTCCACACTGGGCTGAGTACAGAGCGAGAATGTAAATGTGAGACACAGCCCCTCTCTAAACGCCAGTGCAGCGTTCAAGCTTCTTTCCAGCCTCCGGTCCTGATCCCAGTCTTTGGGCCATGTCCGcgtgtccctgtctcctaggacGCCTAAACAAGATAAACAAAAAGAACCATTATCCTTTGCCGTTAATCTCGGAACTTTTTGACCGCCTATGTGTAGTCAAGGTCTTCACCAAACTAGACATCCGTGAGGCATATAATCTCATTCGGATCCGTGAAGAccatgagtggaagaccgccgtCAATACTCATGATGGGCACTTCGAGTACATGgtcatgccgtttggactctgcaACGCACCAGCTGTTTTTCAGAAGTTCGCcaacgacattttcagagacttgctatatatCTGTGTCGTAGTCTATCTTGAAAATAattgggctttgccaattactaccggcagtttattccacacTTCTCCTCTCTTATGTCTTTCATTGTGGTGCTGTccaagaagaatgccaatccCAGACTCTGGCCCCCGGCGACCTTTTTAGCTGGAAAATTGACGCCTACTCATTAGGAGCTGGAACAGTGCTCACCCAGGAAAGGCCCAAGGGTCAAACTCTCACTTGTGGGTTCTTCTCTAAAACCTTCTCCcccagagaggaattattcagtAGTGGACCAAGAGCTATTGGCAAGaaaacttgctctggaggagtggcgctatcttctggaaggagcttgtcATCCTGTCCATATctatactgaccacaagaatcttaaTCCTCAACAGGCTCactggtctctcttcttttcttgGTTCAACTTCTTGATCCACTTCCATCCAGCCGAGAAGCACATCAAGACGGATGCTCtttctcgtgcctctgatgttgttgggtGAAGAACCAGCTCCTAGTCATATCGTTCCCCTGGAAGGACTAGtggttgctgctcctgtggacctacggcagcttcctcctggcaagaccaatGTCCGACCAGCTCTTCAGAAGAGGaaatttacttgggggcattgctctcatgtggctgggcaccctggggtgcagagatatGTTGTTCTCATATCTTGCTATTACTGATTACCAGATCTGGTGAAGGACGTtcgagattttgtgagttcctgcgctTTCTGTGCCCGTAATAATTAATCACGTCTCAAGCCTGCAGGTCTGCTtctgccgttgccaatacccacTTGCcagtggactcacatagccatggagtTACTGATCTCCCATTCTtccggtaatacagtcatctTGGTAACGGATCGGTTttacaaaatgtcccattttgttcctctgccaggtctgctgtcagctccacatcctgccagtctgttcttcctgtACATCTTCCCCTTTACATTGTctcggaccgtggggtccagttccTTTTCCATTTTTGGGGATCCCTGTGCGGTCAACTTcaagtgaagctggacttctcatctgcgTACCATCTACAGTCCAAAGGGcacgttgagagggttaatcagaccctgggatgctatctccgccattttgtctctgcctgacaggacaactggtccactctgctgctGTGGGCCAatttctcctacaactctctggagtctgagtctgccggtgccactcctttctttgTTTTTTATGGATAACATCCACACCCACCTCTTCCTATCTCtgttgatgttcctgctgtggaagagttggtagaagaccttaagaccatctgggaacagacttgtcAATCCCTACTTTGGGCATCTGCCCGCACTAAAACTCAGGCGGATAAGAAATGCAGACCTGCCCCAGTTTTTTCTctaggtgataaagtgtggctctcctcCAGATATGTCAGGATGAAGATTccaagctataaacttgggccatgtttcctgggtccctttgaGGTGTTGAAGCGCATCGATCCCATGGcatacaagctgcgccttcctcctatTCTGCATATTCCGaactcctgaagccagtcgtcttgaaccacTTCTCTCGACAGGTACCTACTCCCGCTCCTGAGGCTCAACTGGAAGGTATTCGGTTCAGAGGAGAGGtcctgggagcctgaggacaatatcctggaccagtaTCTCCTGTGGAGATTTCTTCAgcccaggaagagggggagactgaaggggggggggtactgtcacaggtgctcctgcagcCCATATTTCGGGTTGCaaactcacccgtgcccctctgaaAATGCTAGCGTGGCGCCCACAGTAATTGCCAGCCCCTGCACGTGTCCCAGTCTCCTAGGGCAGCGGATTCAGGAAAATTAAGGGGCCAGTGCtccgttaattggtgctggccatttcccagaattctatatagatctgcctctccctgcacaccctgccggatctctctgccttgtgccttagagaaagttttgtctgatgccctacgctgttattgtgatttcccgttgtgaccccggttcggtTCAAGACTACGCTCCTACGGTGACTGGCctccggtgtatatagtgtacggcgaggagctgtgtgtgtgtatatagagtagGGTgagcagctgtgtgtgtgtatatagtgtacagcgaggagctgtgtgtgtatatagtgtacggcgaggagctgtgtgtgtatatagtgtacggcgaGGAGCtgttgtgtgtatatagtgtacagcgaggagctgtgtgtgtatatagtgtacggtgaggagctgtgtgtgtgtgtatagtgcagggtgaggagctgtgtgtgtatatagtgtacggtgaggagctgtgtgtgtatatatagtgtacagtgaggagctgtgtgtgtgtgtatatagtgtacggtgaggagctgtgtgtgtgtatatagtgtacggtgaggagcagtgtgtgtgtgtatatagtatatggtgaggagctgtgtgtgtgtatgtgtatatagtatacggtgaggagctgtgtgtgtatatagtgtacggtgaggagctgtgtgtgtatatagtgtacggtgaggagctgtgtgtgtatatagtctaCAGTGAggagctatgtgtgtgtatatagtgtatggtgaggagcagtgtgtgtgtatatagtgtacggtgaggagctgtgtgtgtgtatatagtgtacagtgaggagcagtgtgtgtgtatatagtgtacagtgaggagcagtgtgtgtgtatttagtgtacggtgaggagctatgtgtgtgtatatagtgtacggtgaggagctgtgtgtgtatatagtgtacagtgaggaactgtgtgtgtatatagtgtacagtgaggagctgtgtgtgtatatagtgtatggtgaggagctgtgtgtgtgtgtatatagtatacggtgaggagctgtgtgtgtatatagtctacagtgaggagctgtgtgtgtgtatatagtatacgatgaggagctgtgtgtgtatatatagtctacagtgaggagctgtgtgtgtgtatatattatacggtgaggagctgtgtgtgtataaagtgtattgtgaggagctgtatgtgtatatagtgtatggtgaggagctgtgtgtgtatatagtgtacggtgagaagctgtgtgtgtatatagtgaatggtgaggagctgtgtgtgtatatagtgtacggtgaggagctgtgtgtgtatatagtgtatggtgaggagctgtgtgtgtgtatgtgtatatagtatacggtgaggagctgtgtgtgtatatagtgtacggtgaggagctgtgtgtgtatatagtgtacggtgaggagctgtgtgtgtatatagtctacagtgaggagctgtgtgtgtgtatatagtgtatggtgaggagcagtgtgtgtgtatatagtgtacggtgaggagctgtgtgtgtgtatatagtgtacagtgaggagcagtgtgtgtgtatatagtgtacagtgaggagctatgtgtgtgtatatagtgtacagtgaggagctgtgtgtgtgtatatagtgtacggtgaggagctgtgtgtgtatatagtgtacagtgaggagctgtgtgtgtatatagtgtacagtgaggagctgtgtgtgtgtgtgtgtgtgtatatagtatacggtgaggagctgtgtgtgtatatagtctacagtgaggagctgtgtgtgtgtatatagtatacgatgaggagctgtgtgtgtatatatagtctacagtgaggagctgtgtgtgtgtatatagtatacggtgaggagctgtgtgtgtataaagtgtattgtgaggagctgtatgtgtatatagtgtatggtgaggagctgtgtgtgtatatagtgtacggtgagaagctgtgtgtgtatatagtgaatggtgaggagctgtgtgtgtatatagtgtattgtgaggagctgtgtgtgtatatagtgtacggtgaggagctgtgtgtgtatatagtgtacggtgaggagctgtgtgtgtgtatatagtgtacggtgaggagctgtgtgtgtatatagtgtacggtgaggagctgtatgtgtatatagtgtatggtgaggagctgtgtgtatatatagtgtacggtgagaagctgtgtgtgtatatagtgaatggtgaggagctgtgtgtgtatatagtgtattgtgaggagctgtgtgtgtatatagtgtacagtgaggagctgtgtgtgtatatagtgtacggtgaggagctgtgtgtgtgtatatagtgtacggtgaggagctgtgtgtgtgtatatagtgtacggtgaggagctgtgtgtgtgtatggtgtacagTGCTTTATATCTGCGGCTTGTCAGTATATTGTTGTAGAAACAGGAGAGAACCACATGACCCTCTTCCCACCCCACAGGCGGAGCCTAACTCTTGCTATGTgtgactggtcacatgactatgacatcatcacaggtccttgagtTCCCTTTTGATTTCCCACCTCTGGTGAGCACTGCACAGCCCTGCAGGTCTAGGTATGTGTGTTGCTTTTGCTTTTGTTGATTCTCAATTTGTTACCCTTAACATCCCGGATCCAGAGGCACATCATCTCTCTACACCACCTCTGTGCCTTGGCTTCTGCTGTGGGTAGCAGAGGTCAGCAGGTGCTATGATATGATGTCATCCTGCTGTCCCGCTGCTGAAGGGtacgggtgtttttttttttagttaattaACCCTTTGCCCCACCAGGGCATACAGGAACGtcatgggccgagccctctccatacccactGGTGTTTGTAAACCCTTCACATGTTGCCAAGAAAGCTGCCGTTAGTATATACACCCGGCAGTGCGTGGGTTCCGCCGTCTTGGCGGAGGTCTGCGTTCCCTGTAATGTCGTCGCCTGTGGTCTATATAAGACCTGTGTTAGCGGTGTAACAGATCTTGTGCAAAaatgctatatactgctatactataggaaaaaaaatgtatacattttattttgcaaaactaaatgttcaaatcacccatcttccctagaactgataaaaatatattttaaaaaaccaTAAACGTGTTACATATTGTCATGTCCCAAAAGTCGGAAAT comes from Engystomops pustulosus chromosome 6, aEngPut4.maternal, whole genome shotgun sequence and encodes:
- the LOC140065230 gene encoding uncharacterized protein: MSLSASGGPTHTTPTFDVVLHVHPVEPPPELSIGLLNAKAYGLVMIHIQHYLGIPPEDHNLLQSVIGFYMRPNRKHEATAYGRGNDSVQTKFVNVGSSIHYECTKNSERQVIISNIKEEDFYITQDTSEEQDNILDASSGLHSSTHSSYPIKWVLTSDCLSKIGQKNRSHKGGSVRTRIHTGVKPFSCPECGKGFSLKQSLVRHRKFHFEEKPFSCTECGKCFNQKGDFLTHQRSHTGERPYSCSYCGKSFNWKSGLVRHERGHTGEKPFSCLECGKCFNQTSDLLTHQRSHTGEKPYSCSKCGKCFNWKSALVRHQRNHEEMKRFSCPKCGKCLNSKSELVRHQIIHTG